The genomic window CTCGTGTATCAGCTCCTGCACCACGCCCAACCCGCTCATCTTCGTCTATTCGGACAACATGTCGACAACATCATTAAGCTGcccctcctgcgcctctctctctcttcgtctGATCGTCTCCATGCCAGACCTATCCTCCGCCGACGCATTGAGGTGTGTACTCTCCGTTGTTGTCGGCGACGCCTCCTCCGACCAGTGGCTCAATGGCCCCTACCTGAGGTCTGAGGTCTCATCTATCGTCTCGGAGGTCATGGCTTACCTCTTCCGCTTCGACACAAACTCCGACGAGCCCAACTCAGGTCTGACACGGAGATGGCGcagggcgacgacgacgatgatgcgcTGGCTCCCGTGCTGGGTGCCCCTGTTCCCTCATACGTCGGAGAGGGCGCCCCATGACCGGCCCCGCCACCACCCTACACGGCAGCCGATGTACTACGTGCAAGTGCGCCCAGTCCACTACCTTGATGCGGTTGGGCATGGCCGTGGCCCTATTCCTCGCCAAGTTCACCGGGAGGAGCCTCCAGCTTGTCATTGTTGTCTGGCTTGCGGAGCTTGCCGTCGCCCTTCCGCTCGTGGAGCTCTTCGTGGAACTGCTGCTCGCAGTGAGAAAGGGTGCAGCCGTGCAGCAGCCGCGTCTCCAGTCTGCTGTCTGCTCTCGCACCAGCTGCGTCCCATCCATCCCTTGCAGCATGTGATGTTTCATCAAGAAAAAAAAGGTCAAAATCAAAGCTATTAAAAACACACTGTTCCGTTAAGAATACCATGGGCGTCATTTTTAAATGAAACTTCACATGTGAGTAGAATGGTCACCAAGTTTGACACCCCAAAATTTCAGTTTTCCTATTTTtcttactcccttcgttcctaaatatttgtttttttagagattttaaatggactaccacatatggatgtatatagaatattttagagtgtaaattcactcatttttgcttcgtatgtagtcacttgttgaaatctctagaaagacaaatatttaggaacggagggaatagtattttattttattttacttttcatgtGGCTGCACCCAAGACCATGTTCATCGGTGTATTTTCACGGCGTAGTGTATTTGTGTATTTTTAGTGAGCGGGAAGGCAAATGAGGGTATCATGGAAAATACAAACAAAAGCCCTCCATTTCTATGTGGATGTTCGCGGACAATTGGTTGGTGTCTAGTTATCTAACACTAGCACAAACGCGAACCAACAGTCCAGGTGCTTccattatttctgaatttattttaggatttttggcgATGCGCTTTCAATGGAAGGAGACATTTCCGTCAACGATGAGACGCATAATGTGACTTCGTAAACctcaaaatgatatgccggctcagtctcttgaAAGTGCTCgtaggggtaggatgtgcgtgtgtgcgttcataggggtgaataTATGCGCGTATGTAtaagcgcttgcatctgtactgtgttaaaaaaaatagTAGCACCAAGAGTCCCCTACCTATTAACTCCGACAATGATTGGTGTGCAGATATTTTGTCAGCAGAAGCGTTGGCTCTAAAATTTGGCTTATTACTTGCACGGGATGCAATCATTTTGTTATTAACTCCAACAATATGAAAGTGATTGACACAATGAAAAATGAAGGATATTCCGTGGCAGCGGCGGTGACAGTGTTTGAGGATTGCTATTTTATGGCGTGTGATTTTTCTCTTACTAGATTTAAACATCGTAATAGGGAAGCAAATAAGGTTGCTCTAGGTTAGTGAAATTTTCCATGACAAGGAATTGGTTTGAGCCCTATGGATGATATGTATCTTTTCTTATTGACGACGCAACTATAATTTCCAATTAATAAAATTGATATTTTATTTATTAAAAAGACAGTCCCCTACCTATTTGTCCCTCCTTTTTGCGAAGTCAAATTTCATAAATTTGCAACAATCAAAAGCAATTCAACCATACATGTATCACTTCCAAACAGTTTAAAGATAAATTGCTCATGACAAGCAATTCAAGCTTTCCATTACCCGGATTCAACAATTTCAAACAAAAGCAACTGAACAAATAATTGCCCATCATCATTATCAAAGTGTGCAATCACACCACTACACATATGGTGAACCCACATCGCATCACGACGCAACGAGCAGGAGGAGCTATCTCGCTCGCGCGCGCCACCTCATCGACCTATCATGTCTTGGTGTTGGTGCGCGAGTCTTAGTGTTTGAGGCTCATTGGATTCGGCCCGATGGCGGCACCTCAAAGATGTTCGATAGGGTAAGGTCCATGGGCCGGAAGAGATCCATTCTGGCGGCGACATCCAATGGAGGTGGTGTTGTAGCAATGGCGACAATGTCTAAGGTGGGTTTGATGACAACCTTGGGGTCACAGAGTGAGAAGGAGAGTTGAGGATGGGATGGGGATGGGACCAGGTAGAGtttttgtgtggatgaggatggatGCACAACTAGAGTCCCCTCCATTTGGGGCCGGGCTGGGGGATGTCAGACCATCGAAGCCCAAAATGGAGGAGTCGATGGATGCTAAATATGGTTCGGACAGTCCAGTCCGAATAAATTGGGCGGAATGGGTTTCTGCCTTGGAGATAACCGTATGTGGGCAAACTCTCATATATCTCTTCATTTGTACCTGATAATTCAACCGAAGATAGGGAACTGATACCGTGACAACTCTAATGCTAGTTTATAAAACTTGCATGTATATCAAGAACTTTGATTATTAATTTGGTCAACAAAATATTAGTTATATATCACACAAAATGTATCAGTAGATTCACGTTTCAGAAAAAATACGGTACAATATTTGTGGCACATAACTCAAATCGTGTCGATCATATCACTAATACACAATGGGACTATGTGCAGACGGACTGTGTGCGATGACAACACCGCAAACAGTAGGAAAATAAACTTGTGCGCCCAGAAACTGAATGTGGGCGATCAGTTGCCCATCGCGCACAGGCAATAAAAGAAAACTGTGTGCGATATCCTGTATGCAGTTCTACCTAATCAAACATGTGCGAAGTGTATGAGTATCTCACACATTGTATAAGGGAACTTGTGTGCACATGATAGCAAAGGGTGATGGCATGACGAAGCCCTTTTTGTCGATTCTCTGTTCGGATCCCTTCCAGAGGCTGGGGTTCTTCAATGTGATGGATTCTGTGGCCTCTTTGTGTATCATACTCGCATCCGAAGATATGGGTAATATAGTCGACCAGAGGCGGCTATAATGGATTCCCCTATGGTAAGATCCTCCTGGCACGAGCGTGGTACGAGCATGGACGTCATCTTCTCTGGATCCCTCTACGCGGCTGGTTTTCTTCCTGTTTACTCGTGGCTTCATATGGTAGGTTCTTATCACATAAATTGACGTGATCTTTTACCGCATATTCTTGTACTTTCCTCCTAATGCCTCAAAACTTCTTATGGTTGGAATCCATGCAAAAACAGACAAAAAGACGTGTGCAAATACGATAAAATTCAGACAAAACCGACGCCTACGACAAAAAACACTAATAAAAAGTGGTAATAAATAGGACACATCACCACCACAAACCAAACTCGAAGACTCCCTAATGAAAACCTGAAAAAAATCACTCACGCTGCTACACGACAGGTCCGGATCTGATGTCGAGCTCGCCACCGTTCAGGACTATGCACCGACTCCCTGTTCTCCGGTGACCTAGGCCGCCTGGGCCGCCATAGAAGATCACTATGTTGGATAACCAACGCCGCCGTCGAGCACCGCCTGACAAAGACCGCCACTCGAGCACACATCTCCTTCACCATCCCGCAACAACCCTCCAACTCCTCCATGGACAGGCCGTCCCTGATCAGGACCTCTCTGCTGCTGCCGCAACACGGGCTTTGCCGGACGACGCGCTTTGGCGACCGCGAGAGGGGGAGTAgatggggcggcggctagggtttcggtcgCAACCTTGGAGTCTATAACACCTTCTCCTTATAATTAATGAATTGGGCAAGTCTTTTGTCTCTGATTTTTTTAATCAATGATCGAAGGCAATCTCCAAAAATGTATTATGCTAGATATATTTATATGGAGGGAGTACCTTGTTCTTATGGTCGACAGTGAATTTCTGATAGCACTTTCTATTCGGAATCAATTTCGTGCTCATATTAACGGCCGCCACTCTGTTAGGGCCGTTACATTTTAAACCGGTTATGATTTAATGTCCAAATCTTCACTTATATGGTTGTATAGCTCAATCCATATTTATAAAACTAGTGGTTATTTGTCCTTTTCACCTCATGAAGAttcgagtggaactcttctcaagAATTTATAAGCTGCGAATGGTGCAAGATCTCAAGATGTTGAAGTTTCTTTCCTTTTTGCTTGCCTGTTATCTTGAGGGGTATCCAACCCATGGCATCCTTGTCAACCTTTCCTCCCTCGCACCATGGTCCTCACAATTCCTTCAAACAAAATCCTTGTAATCCAACTCAAAGATAACAGATGCGGACACAACAGGCAATGCGATTACCTGTCCCGCGTGGAAATCTAACCGTCCACTTGTATTAAGCCTGGTATAATCCAGCTGCTGTCTGGCCATGGCCATGCCTCGGCAAGCCATTCTGATTCGGTAAACGCAAAATCAACCATCCAATAGAAACTCTTTCACATCGGTTGCGATTATCAGAATGAGTGTGCTCATGGTTTCTTTAATTTTAAGGGCACTAGTATATGAATTAAGGCTTATAATACAGCGTAGTTCACCAACTCGAAAATAAAATGAAATACAGCGTACTACATTGTGTAGACAGTGTTTTTCTTTATATTATAGTAAAAAAATGTATACAGAAAAATAACCAAAAGAAATAtcccaatccaatccaatccaaccAATGCTCCTACCAGGAATGATCGTGCACTGATATGACAGAGAAGCAACAGTGATCAGCCCAATTAGAAGATAGTGAAAAAGAACAGAAGAACTTTCCAACAGTTAAAAACTTTACAAGGGCGCGAGGAGCGTTGCCTCCTACTGTACTATGGAACCTGTCTCCTGCCATGGCTACTGCTGCTCTTGTCTATGCTCCTGAAGCTGCTTCTCCTGCTGCTGCCTCCTACCGCTGCTACTCTGCTTGTTGTTGTGCATCCAGACCTTGAGCGCCTGCCTCCGGACCCCGGCCTGCGCGCAGAAATGCCCCACCATCGCCTCGTCCTGCCGCTGCAGCCTCCACCCGACGCGCTCCGCGAACGCCAGCATCTGCTCCTTCTGCTCCCGCGTGAACGTCGTCCTGGAACGCTTCCGCGGTGCCGGCGACGGCCCACGACGCTCCTCGCTGGAGGACTCGGTCGTCGTGCCGGTGCCGCCGCTGGCCGCGAGGCCGTAGGGGAACGGCAAGCGCTGGTGCGGGTGCTTGCTCGCCGCCGGCGGGAGCAGCAATGGTGCGCGCGCGCTGGCAGCCAGCAGCGGCAAGTGGGCGCGCCTCGGCGAGGGGTCGCGGCGGTGGAAGCTGCGGTGGCAGCCGCAGGCCGCGCATGCGAGTGGGTCCTCGGGAGAGGCCGGCATGAACTCGCAGCATCCGTCCAGGACGTGCCCGCCGGCGGCCGCCGCGTGGTTACGGAGGCACTCGTGGTACTGCCGCCTCGCCTCCGCTTGCATGTTGTCTGCCGGCCCGTTTGCGGTGGCGCTGCGGTGAGGTGCCGCGGGCGGGGCGCCGTCGCCCACGTCGCtgccgtccccgtcctcctctccctggAATTCCATTGCGCGTATAGAAATAGAGCGCGCGCGTGTGCTTGTGCTTGTCAAACTGCAGCACGCCAAGGCTGACGATTACGTCTTTGGTGGGGAATAGTGCGTACGTTGTGCTCGCGGTTGGGGTCATGTCTGGGATATTTCTGGGAACCGTCACGCTAGGTGGTCGGGCGCGTCTATATATCGCCCTCAGCCAGCCGGAGAAAGAGTCTGCATCTGCATTACACTGCTGATTTTCCTTTCGTTGGCGTTATATATTTGGTACGGTCTCGTCAGACTCGTCGGCTTTCTTTTTCTTACCATTTTTATTTGACATTTCGACTTCATCAGTTTATAtatattttgaaaatttaaaatatatTTAGGAAAATAATTTTTATTTTACTTATCTATAGAAACCGATCACAATGTATTTAAGAAAAATGATCATCATGTGTTTAAAACAATGTTCATCGTATATTTGAAAATCGTTCACCATATCTTTACAAAAATTCAACCTATGCCTTAAAAAAGTTCAACATATTATTGTCCTCCATGTATTTAGATAAATGGTCACCATATGTTAAGAAAAGATCACCGTGTATTTAAAAGaaatgttcaccatgtatttaAGAAATATTTCTGTG from Triticum aestivum cultivar Chinese Spring chromosome 3B, IWGSC CS RefSeq v2.1, whole genome shotgun sequence includes these protein-coding regions:
- the LOC123065461 gene encoding zinc-finger homeodomain protein 5; this translates as MEFQGEEDGDGSDVGDGAPPAAPHRSATANGPADNMQAEARRQYHECLRNHAAAAGGHVLDGCCEFMPASPEDPLACAACGCHRSFHRRDPSPRRAHLPLLAASARAPLLLPPAASKHPHQRLPFPYGLAASGGTGTTTESSSEERRGPSPAPRKRSRTTFTREQKEQMLAFAERVGWRLQRQDEAMVGHFCAQAGVRRQALKVWMHNNKQSSSGRRQQQEKQLQEHRQEQQ